One region of Mangifera indica cultivar Alphonso chromosome 3, CATAS_Mindica_2.1, whole genome shotgun sequence genomic DNA includes:
- the LOC123211194 gene encoding CRAL-TRIO domain-containing protein C365.01 isoform X1: protein MALRTCNTFRSPFVDSIKLTKKPMRICKFSVKNSISDLNESRKLVLQVKEKLQNDYSSLPVGKNGRDDEDMILWYLKDRRFSVEETVAKLTKAIKWRQEFRVSELNEESVKGIAGTGKAYVHDFLDVNGRPVLIVVASKHLPAVHDPVEDQKLCAFLVEKALSKLPPGKEEILGIFDLRGFRTENADLKFLTFMFDVFYYYYPKRLHEVLFVGAPFIFKPFWQLTKPLLKSYASLVKFCSVETVRKEYFTEATLPASFKD, encoded by the exons ATGGCGCTTCGCACATGCAATACTTTTCGTTCTCCATTCGTTGACTCAATTAAATTGACAAAGAAACCCATGCGGATCTGCAAATTCTCTGTTAAGAATTCTATTTCTGACCTAAATGAATCTCGGAAG CTGGTTTTGCAAGTAAAAGAGAAGCTTCAAAATGATTATAGTAGTCTCCCAGTTGGTAAAAATGGACGAGATGATGAAGATATGATCCTCTGGTACTTAAAGGACAGGAGGTTTTCTGTTGAAGAAACCGTTGCAAAATTGACTAAAGCCATT AAATGGCGTCAAGAATTTAGGGTGTCTGAACTAAATGAAGAGTCTGTGAAGGGTATTGCTGGAACTGGAAAAGCTTATGTGCATGACTTTCTTGATGTTAATGGCAGACCAGTGCTAATAGTGGTAGCATCAAAGCATTTACCTGCG GTGCATGATCCTGTTGAGGACCAGAAGCTCTGTGCCTTTTTGGTTGAGAAGGCATTGAGCAAGCTTCCACCTGGAAAGGAAGAAATTCTTGGTATATTTGATCTCAGAGGCTTTCGTACTGAGAATGCAGATCTTAAATTCTTAACTTTTATG TTTGAtgtattttactattattatccAAAGCGGTTGCATGAAGTCCTCTTTGTCGGAGCTCCATTTATATTTAAGCCATTTTGGCAGCTAACCAAGCCCTTATTGAAATCATATGCTTCATTG gtaaaattttgCTCAGTGGAGACCGTCAGAAAGGAATATTTTACTGAAGCAACACTGCCAGCCAGTTTCAAAGACTGA
- the LOC123210453 gene encoding uncharacterized protein LOC123210453, with product MASSAFFRKKIFIFVFYLVASSQTPVQSVALLSDSGHRTPVNQTFRPGNETQKLRRTTAYLKKVNKPAVKTIQSPDGDVIDCVLSHLQPAFDHPELKGQKPLDPPERPKGHETIQTVTETEIQTLQLWTVSGESCPEGTVPIRRTTEKDLLRASSIRRFGRKVRHVRRDSTGNGHEHAVVFVNGDQYYGAKASLNVWSPQVDDAYEFSLSQIWIISGSFGNDLNTIEAGWQVSPELYGDNYPRFFTYWTTDAYRATGCYNLLCSGFVQTNNKIAIGAAISPRSSYNGRQFDIGFMIWKDPKHGHWWLEFGSGLLVGYWPSFLFSHLRSHASMVQFGGEIVNSRSSGYHTSTQMGSGHFAEEGFGKASYFRNLQAVDWDNNLIPLTNLHLLADHPNCYDIRQGRSNVWGTYFYYGGPGRNVRCP from the exons ATGGCTTCTTCTGCTTTTTTTcgcaaaaaaatttttatttttgttttctatctTGTTGCTTCTTCACAAACCCCTGTTCAGTCAGTAGCTCTTCTGTCTGATTCCGGTCACCGTACACCGGTGAACCAAACTTTCCGGCCTGGTAACGAGACTCAAAAGCTTAGGAGAACCACTGCCTATCTGAAGAAAGTCAACAAGCCTGCAGTGAAGACAATTCAG AGCCCCGACGGCGATGTGATAGATTGTGTTTTATCTCATCTTCAACCAGCTTTTGACCATCCGGAGCTAAAAGGACAGAAGCCATTg GATCCACCAGAAAGGCCAAAAGGCCATGAGACGATACAAACAGTGACTGAGACTGAGATTCAGACCTTACAGCTATGGACAGTTTCAGGTGAATCATGCCCAGAAGGAACTGTTCCCATCAGAAGAACCACTGAGAAAGACTTATTAAGAGCAAGTTCCATTagaagatttggaagaaaagtaAGACATGTTAGGAGAGACTCAACTGGCAATGGCCACGAG CATGCAGTTGTATTCGTAAATGGGGATCAATATTATGGAGCGAAGGCCAGTTTAAATGTGTGGTCGCCGCAGGTTGATGATGCTTATGAATTTAGCTTGTCACAAATATGGATCATCTCTGGTTCGTTTGGCAATGATCTCAACACCATTGAAGCCGGTTGGCAG GTTAGCCCAGAATTATATGGAGATAACTATCCTAGATTCTTCACATATTGGACT ACTGACGCATACCGAGCCACTGGATGCTACAATCTACTCTGCTCAGGCTTTGTCCAAACCAACAACAAGATTGCAATAGGAGCAGCAATATCTCCAAGGTCCTCTTACAATGGAAGACAATTTGATATTGGCTTCATGATTTGGAAG GATCCAAAGCATGGACACTGGTGGCTAGAGTTCGGATCAGGACTGTTAGTTGGATATTGGCCTTCATTTTTGTTCAGTCATTTAAGAAGCCATGCGAGCATGGTTCAATTTGGAGGAGAAATTGTGAACTCTAGATCATCTGGTTACCATACATCTACACAAATGGGCAGTGGCCATTTTGCAGAAGAAGGATTTGGAAAAGCATCTTATTTCAGAAACCTGCAGGCTGTCGACTGGGATAATAATTTGATTCCCTTAACAAATCTTCACCTCCTGGCTGACCATCCAAATTGTTATGATATAAGACAAGGTAGAAGTAATGTATGGGGAACTTACTTTTATTATGGAGGTCCTGGTAGAAATGTGAGATGTCcatga
- the LOC123211193 gene encoding heme-binding protein 2-like translates to MLLGEEIEGRKMLMKVVSLLCLLVLSNAIESPKYEVVHSESDFDVRLYAESTWMSASVRELSFEKATLFGFHRLFQFIEGANLNYSRIPMTSPVVTSIVPGAGPLHSSAYVVRFYLPVRFQADPPTPLPELHLKPYVWGSHYVAVRKFSGYAKDENIVHEAEQLASSLRRSPWANCTASDSAYAYSIAQYSSPFQFFGRVNEVWVDVDASGIENCTTGKIATY, encoded by the exons ATGCTTCTAGGGGAAGAAATAGAGGGAAGGAAGATGTTGATGAAGGTAGTGAGTCTGCTGTGTTTGTTGGTACTTAGCAACGCGATCGAGTCTCCGAAATATGAGGTGGTACACTCAGAATCGGATTTCGATGTCAGACTTTACGCAGAATCCACGTGGATGTCCGCCTCCGTTCGTGAACTCTCCTTCGAGAAGGCCACCTTGTTTGGCTTTCACCG GTTGTTCCAGTTCATTGAAGGTGCCAATCTTAATTACTCTCGGATTCCAATGACATCTCCTGTTGTGACTAGCATAGTTCCTGGGGCTGGCCCTCTTCACTCATCTGCCTACGTTGTGAGATTTTACTTGCCTGTGAGGTTCCAAGCTGATCCACCAACTCCCCTGCCGGAGCTTCATTTGAAGCCTTACGTATGGGGTAGTCACTATGTTGCAGTAAGGAAGTTCTCTGGATATGCAAAGGATGAAAACATTGTGCACGAGGCAGAGCAACTCGCCAGTAGCTTGAGGAGGTCTCCTTGGGCTAACTGTACTGCTTCTGACAGCGCTTATGCTTACTCCATTGCACAATATAGTTCCCCTTTCCAGTTTTTTGGTCGTGTTAATGAAGTTTGGGTTGATGTTGATGCATCCGGAATAGAGAACTGTACAACTGGTAAAATAGCTACATACTGA
- the LOC123211194 gene encoding uncharacterized protein LOC123211194 isoform X2 produces the protein MALRTCNTFRSPFVDSIKLTKKPMRICKFSVKNSISDLNESRKLVLQVKEKLQNDYSSLPVGKNGRDDEDMILWYLKDRRFSVEETVAKLTKAIKWRQEFRVSELNEESVKGIAGTGKAYVHDFLDVNGRPVLIVVASKHLPAVHDPVEDQKLCAFLVEKALSKLPPGKEEILGIFDLRGFRTENADLKFLTFMVKFCSVETVRKEYFTEATLPASFKD, from the exons ATGGCGCTTCGCACATGCAATACTTTTCGTTCTCCATTCGTTGACTCAATTAAATTGACAAAGAAACCCATGCGGATCTGCAAATTCTCTGTTAAGAATTCTATTTCTGACCTAAATGAATCTCGGAAG CTGGTTTTGCAAGTAAAAGAGAAGCTTCAAAATGATTATAGTAGTCTCCCAGTTGGTAAAAATGGACGAGATGATGAAGATATGATCCTCTGGTACTTAAAGGACAGGAGGTTTTCTGTTGAAGAAACCGTTGCAAAATTGACTAAAGCCATT AAATGGCGTCAAGAATTTAGGGTGTCTGAACTAAATGAAGAGTCTGTGAAGGGTATTGCTGGAACTGGAAAAGCTTATGTGCATGACTTTCTTGATGTTAATGGCAGACCAGTGCTAATAGTGGTAGCATCAAAGCATTTACCTGCG GTGCATGATCCTGTTGAGGACCAGAAGCTCTGTGCCTTTTTGGTTGAGAAGGCATTGAGCAAGCTTCCACCTGGAAAGGAAGAAATTCTTGGTATATTTGATCTCAGAGGCTTTCGTACTGAGAATGCAGATCTTAAATTCTTAACTTTTATG gtaaaattttgCTCAGTGGAGACCGTCAGAAAGGAATATTTTACTGAAGCAACACTGCCAGCCAGTTTCAAAGACTGA